In Desulfovibrio litoralis DSM 11393, a genomic segment contains:
- a CDS encoding carbamoyltransferase family protein — protein MTYILGLSAYYHDSAAAILKNGEIVAAAQEERFTRIKGDSSFPAHAVNYCLQTAGITEHEIDHVVFYEHPLTHFERLTSIYHLSAPKSIKSYLQAFPAWLTNKLWTDQIINRELDRKGAVHCCDHHLSHAAAAFYPSPFEDAAIITIDGVGEWSTTTYGYGSGNKFNLLKEMRFPNSVGLLYSAFTYFTGFKINSGEYKLMGLAPYGKPRFVDIILKEIIHLEQDGSIQLNQRYFDYIGGLTMTNANFAELFEGPPRIPESPLTQREMDIAASIQAVLNIIVTKMALHVKEETQAKNLVLAGGVALNVVSSGILSSKQIFDSLWIQPAAGDAGSSLGAALWYWHSVLQQPRNIQKPDSMKGSFLGSDIPPTSTEDDEILKKLGASWIVLPDNELHKKIAELIASENVVGLARGRMEWGPRALGARSILGDARSSKMQSHMNLKIKFRESFRPFAPMVLAEDATSYFEIPEESPYMLFAYPVKEEHRIPLTPEQQKLWGIDLLNVPRSTIPAVTHVDYSARVQTIDKQRNPFVHGVISEFKKITGCSVIINTSFNVRGEPIVNTAEDAYRCFMATDIDYLVIGNRLLYRKEQKGTPLNDEERNKWLRRFDLD, from the coding sequence ATGACATATATTCTTGGACTTTCAGCATATTATCACGACTCTGCCGCTGCAATTTTAAAAAACGGCGAGATTGTAGCAGCCGCACAAGAAGAACGGTTTACCAGAATTAAAGGGGACTCTTCTTTCCCTGCTCATGCTGTCAATTATTGTTTGCAAACCGCCGGTATCACAGAGCACGAAATAGACCATGTAGTATTTTATGAACACCCGCTAACCCACTTTGAACGTCTTACAAGTATCTACCACTTGTCTGCACCAAAAAGCATCAAGAGTTATTTACAGGCGTTTCCTGCGTGGTTAACCAATAAACTTTGGACAGATCAAATAATTAACCGAGAACTCGACCGTAAAGGGGCTGTACACTGTTGCGACCACCACCTTTCGCATGCCGCAGCAGCCTTTTATCCCTCACCATTTGAAGATGCGGCAATCATTACGATTGATGGAGTCGGAGAATGGTCTACAACAACTTATGGTTACGGCAGTGGTAATAAATTTAACTTGTTAAAAGAAATGCGTTTTCCTAATTCAGTCGGCTTACTATATTCTGCTTTTACTTATTTTACAGGTTTTAAGATTAATAGCGGAGAATACAAACTAATGGGGCTTGCTCCCTATGGAAAACCTCGTTTTGTGGATATTATTTTAAAGGAAATTATTCACCTTGAACAAGATGGCTCAATTCAATTAAATCAACGATATTTTGATTATATTGGCGGGTTAACAATGACTAACGCTAACTTTGCCGAACTTTTTGAAGGGCCGCCCCGTATACCGGAATCTCCACTGACTCAACGAGAAATGGACATAGCCGCCAGTATCCAAGCTGTTTTAAATATTATTGTTACAAAAATGGCTTTACATGTTAAAGAAGAAACTCAAGCAAAAAACCTTGTTCTTGCCGGCGGAGTTGCTTTAAATGTTGTTTCTTCCGGAATTTTATCAAGCAAGCAAATTTTTGACTCTCTCTGGATACAACCGGCCGCTGGTGATGCAGGCAGTAGCTTGGGTGCAGCTTTATGGTATTGGCATTCGGTTTTGCAACAACCTAGAAATATTCAAAAACCAGATAGCATGAAAGGTTCGTTCCTTGGATCTGATATTCCACCAACGTCAACAGAAGATGATGAAATATTAAAAAAACTTGGTGCAAGCTGGATCGTATTACCTGACAATGAGTTACACAAAAAAATTGCAGAATTGATAGCCTCAGAAAATGTGGTTGGTCTTGCCAGGGGACGTATGGAATGGGGACCAAGGGCGTTAGGAGCTCGTTCTATATTAGGAGATGCACGCTCTTCCAAAATGCAATCGCATATGAATTTAAAAATTAAATTCAGAGAAAGTTTTCGCCCTTTTGCTCCCATGGTTTTAGCAGAAGACGCTACATCATACTTTGAAATTCCCGAAGAAAGTCCTTATATGCTTTTTGCTTATCCCGTCAAAGAAGAACATAGAATTCCTCTTACACCTGAACAACAAAAGCTTTGGGGAATAGATTTATTAAATGTTCCGCGTAGTACAATTCCGGCCGTTACCCACGTAGACTATTCTGCAAGAGTGCAAACCATTGATAAGCAACGCAACCCTTTTGTTCATGGAGTAATTTCTGAATTTAAAAAGATTACAGGTTGTAGCGTAATTATTAACACCTCTTTTAACGTTCGCGGAGAACCAATTGTAAATACTGCCGAAGATGCTTATAGATGTTTTATGGCAACAGACATAGACTATTTAGTTATAGGAAATAGGCTCCTTTATAGAAAGGAACAAAAAGGCACCCCTCTTAACGATGAAGAACGCAACAAATGGCTCAGGAGATTTGACCTTGATTAA
- a CDS encoding SGNH/GDSL hydrolase family protein, translating to MIKKGYIRAFFWLSKKKSVPVFPLRSIIGLCIVFICLVAIAFFLELELGMMAKTQQISTPEWVLENSKINKQNYIKILNNKTNPIMKGLGFAPPEVSNERKRILVVGDSYIWGDGLVNINTVWWRQLNWELEKRGYNNIDVIAIGVNGASTKDQLAWLKEKDKESGLSIFEKYKPDAIIFGYVTNDPDMGYVKQYSTNKRPSRSLLARLFPNIREAVIERYEKKLETTGKYNDLTGYPYEQWELMLLQGKNYEEYKKLILELSKELKNYNVPAFFVSTPTSPNATYVAPRYAQIKEDIPKAGIPFYNLLPTMIKEISPKENVLANPANGHPGPRVTRFFAKQVVDILEKDYPDVLGNRTITQTPITPKINDWLPPALDVKQTAKDEWTFQGIAPPDALLYMPIKEPHAVLSFERPRLIKELQFNDSRDLKYSVWVTALDKEKDFELAEYIFAGSAQGKEAKIIFSSDIQELRITSLRIKIDGLTTPPTTIIPTSSIKRDSGGVFVASLEELENIADSPEHPERSTLVMYENDTPLVFAHSKIEDIKTKNARYAHWQKNLYFSSSDFSDPRNNGKKYSYSLKKENPISLKITFSDQAVTQ from the coding sequence ATGATCAAAAAAGGTTATATTAGAGCGTTTTTTTGGCTTTCCAAAAAAAAATCTGTTCCCGTATTTCCGCTACGTTCTATAATAGGGTTATGTATTGTATTTATCTGTTTAGTTGCAATTGCTTTCTTTTTGGAATTAGAACTTGGAATGATGGCAAAAACACAACAAATATCTACTCCGGAATGGGTGCTGGAAAATAGCAAAATAAACAAACAAAACTATATAAAAATATTAAATAACAAAACAAACCCAATAATGAAAGGTTTAGGTTTTGCCCCTCCTGAAGTATCCAATGAAAGAAAACGTATTCTTGTTGTTGGAGACTCTTATATTTGGGGTGATGGTCTAGTTAATATTAACACTGTCTGGTGGCGTCAACTAAATTGGGAATTAGAAAAGCGTGGTTATAACAACATCGACGTTATCGCTATCGGAGTTAATGGTGCTTCCACCAAAGATCAGTTGGCTTGGCTTAAAGAAAAAGATAAAGAAAGCGGTCTTAGTATTTTTGAAAAATATAAACCTGATGCTATTATTTTTGGCTATGTAACCAATGACCCTGATATGGGTTACGTTAAACAATATAGCACAAACAAAAGACCAAGCAGGTCTCTTTTGGCAAGACTCTTTCCCAACATAAGAGAAGCCGTTATTGAAAGATATGAAAAAAAACTTGAAACCACAGGTAAATATAACGACTTAACCGGTTATCCTTATGAACAATGGGAACTCATGCTTTTACAAGGCAAAAACTATGAAGAATATAAAAAGCTCATTTTAGAGCTGTCAAAAGAACTTAAAAACTATAATGTTCCGGCTTTTTTTGTTTCGACTCCAACCAGTCCAAATGCAACATATGTTGCCCCTAGATATGCTCAAATTAAAGAAGATATTCCTAAAGCCGGTATTCCGTTTTATAATTTATTGCCAACAATGATAAAAGAGATTTCTCCAAAAGAAAATGTACTTGCCAATCCGGCAAACGGACACCCAGGTCCACGAGTTACCCGTTTTTTTGCGAAGCAAGTTGTTGATATTTTAGAAAAAGACTATCCTGATGTTTTAGGAAACAGAACTATCACTCAAACACCAATCACCCCTAAAATTAACGATTGGTTACCCCCTGCTCTTGATGTTAAACAAACAGCTAAAGACGAATGGACTTTTCAAGGAATTGCGCCTCCGGATGCCTTATTGTACATGCCAATAAAAGAACCTCACGCCGTTCTTAGTTTTGAGCGTCCGAGGTTGATTAAAGAATTGCAATTCAATGACTCAAGAGATTTAAAGTATTCTGTTTGGGTTACTGCTCTTGATAAAGAAAAAGATTTTGAATTAGCAGAATATATATTTGCCGGTTCAGCACAAGGTAAAGAGGCTAAAATAATTTTCTCATCTGATATTCAAGAGTTACGCATTACATCGCTACGCATAAAAATTGACGGACTAACAACTCCGCCAACAACAATTATTCCGACATCTTCAATAAAAAGAGATTCGGGTGGTGTCTTTGTTGCTTCACTAGAAGAACTTGAAAATATTGCCGATAGCCCGGAACACCCGGAGCGTTCCACTTTAGTCATGTATGAAAATGATACCCCTCTTGTGTTTGCCCACTCAAAAATTGAAGATATTAAAACTAAAAATGCCAGATATGCACATTGGCAAAAAAATCTCTATTTTTCCAGCAGTGATTTTTCAGACCCTCGGAACAACGGGAAAAAATATTCTTATTCTCTTAAAAAAGAAAACCCGATTTCCTTAAAGATTACTTTCTCCGATCAGGCGGTAACACAATGA
- a CDS encoding M48 family metallopeptidase, translating to MTSVKIKDLHSSEYEHPLDRIGLEALRKIPLFPKVLELCTVPQNSITRLELFGSNLKVSERQMPSLYKLMKEACETLEVEEPLFYLSSAPQLNAYTACPDKPIVCIYSYLLDILTDDEIRFVIGHELSHIKSQHIVYQALGTILGENLLSAVLSTVPGLSTFSQPAIYALNYAYFEWYRAAEYSCDRGGYLACQNFTASCTALMKLAGSSQRYVNELNLEEFIEQSRNFESVSSQGLGLVQKIILSNGRSHPWSVSRVHELVKFNDSGEYTNILERKAPRKELPSASDETANTTSTADKAKDAAKGLVSGFSKGFGKLSGKSEKE from the coding sequence ATGACATCAGTTAAGATTAAAGACTTACATTCATCAGAATACGAACACCCTCTTGATCGCATCGGTTTAGAAGCCTTAAGAAAAATACCGTTATTCCCGAAAGTCTTGGAACTATGTACAGTTCCGCAAAACAGCATAACCAGATTAGAACTGTTTGGCAGTAATCTTAAAGTTTCAGAAAGGCAAATGCCTTCTCTTTACAAGCTAATGAAAGAAGCTTGTGAAACTCTTGAAGTTGAAGAGCCACTTTTTTATTTAAGCTCTGCTCCTCAGCTTAACGCTTATACAGCATGCCCGGATAAACCAATTGTTTGTATCTATAGCTATCTTCTTGATATTTTGACAGATGACGAAATTCGTTTTGTTATCGGACACGAGCTTTCACACATCAAGTCTCAACATATTGTTTATCAGGCTTTGGGAACTATTTTAGGAGAAAATTTATTGAGTGCCGTGCTTTCAACCGTTCCGGGGTTGAGCACCTTCTCTCAACCTGCGATTTACGCACTTAATTATGCTTATTTTGAATGGTACAGAGCAGCCGAATATTCTTGCGACCGAGGCGGCTATTTAGCCTGTCAAAACTTTACTGCATCATGCACGGCTCTTATGAAACTAGCCGGTTCAAGCCAACGCTATGTAAATGAATTAAACCTTGAAGAATTTATTGAACAAAGCAGAAATTTTGAAAGCGTAAGCTCACAAGGGCTTGGTCTAGTACAAAAAATTATTTTAAGCAATGGACGCTCTCATCCATGGTCTGTATCTCGAGTGCATGAATTAGTTAAATTTAATGATAGCGGTGAATATACTAATATTCTTGAACGTAAAGCACCACGCAAAGAATTGCCATCAGCTTCTGACGAAACGGCAAATACTACAAGCACAGCGGATAAAGCCAAAGATGCTGCAAAAGGACTCGTTTCCGGATTTAGCAAAGGCTTTGGCAAACTTTCCGGCAAAAGTGAAAAAGAATAA